A window of Dickeya zeae NCPPB 2538 contains these coding sequences:
- a CDS encoding amino acid adenylation domain-containing protein, with amino-acid sequence MDNISNHALNYPVLVLNKGLLPNYDNISLARYLFSAMTLAISRISRNEEMVVGFHLHPQEIAAWENDPRICKNIIALNIQLNSATPIAGFIQNMMEWITPDAIQQENNRGVRVLTLGAQPTLDDVFDLELTWQPPTDNEPVRSLVCHIDSREETVMLTLRFNPDRFSPALIQKLPAVWRQITDYAGSDGTETLRDIGLIDEAESEHVLHVFNQTEHVWSGEKNVVERLKSQVLNQPEQTAVAFRDQRLSYRQLYHQASTLAHYLNAQSTEHERCVGVFVEPSLTLMVGVWGILLSGNAYLPLSPEYPEDRLAYMLENSQTRIVVTQPHLRERLLALAPPGIHVVTPDDVEAFVRQHPSVLSDAPAIDIAPHHLAYVIYTSGSTGKPKGVMIEHHSVLNQMNWLAHTFALNNETVILQKTPMSFDAAQWEILSPACGCQVVMGEPGVYRNPEQLVDMLAEYQVTTLQCVPTLLQALLDTERLSECPSLRHVFSGGEALQKHLALECLETLPDCELVNLYGPTECTINSSAFRVDSAETRQGPDTLSIGTPVANTRYYILDNCLTPVAVGEIGELYIGGDGVARGYLNRDDLTAERFIADPFAPTDAGRRLYKTGDIASWNPDGTVQYVGRADNQVKLRGYRVELDEIRSAIETHEWVKAAAVIVKHDPFTGYQNLISFIELNAREAALMDQGNHGSHHQSKANKAQVMLQLANKGCREFPEDSHPYTLDLPGKDADEKQRRTAFSRKTYRFYDGGVVGRDDVLSLLREPLLTAASRQPGDLTLDELGHGLRYLGQFTSEERLLPKYTYASPGALYATQVFLELNGIAGLAAGYYYYQPVHHQLIRVSELTSLPSGGLRLHFVGKQSAIEPIYKNNIREVLQIEMGHIIGMLDNVLPDYGLGVALCDATVPDPTPLAVDPDDDYLGACDVLCGPRLPADDALEIYVQTAGTRIADLPVGTYRYIRGDLEHIADEVIDKKQVIAINQAVYERSSFGISIASLTEGWEGYVHVGRKLQHLQMNDMNIGLMSSGYSSETGHDLPAARRFWQILGRRTGPYYFFIGGRISDEQKYSEGMKEDAVHMKGPAEMIRDDLAAFMPDYMMPNKVLILDALPLTVNGKIDMKALANVDVELKHKTIVAPRTPLEQQILAIWQAKLKREEMSVDDNFFESGGNSLIAVSLINELNTSLNASLPLQVLFQAPTVEKLAAWLSRARQEPVSRLVPLQPKGRQAPIYCWPGLGGYCMNLRLLARQMGTARPFFGIQAHGINPGEEPYATISEMAAKDIELIRQHQPHGPYTLWGYSFGARVAFETAWQLEQAGEVVESLYLLAPGSPKLRDERVVAMHRTADFDNPGYLTILFSVFIGSITDPALARCLETVRDEEGFVAFITALNPALDDGLVRRITRIVSQTFEFSYTFSELQQRQLKAPVTIIKAQGDDYSFIEDHGGFSALPPTVMDLTADHYSMLKAAGIAELASVIQYQQLPPGQVG; translated from the coding sequence ATGGATAACATCTCGAATCATGCGCTCAATTATCCGGTGTTAGTATTAAATAAAGGATTATTACCGAATTATGACAATATTTCTTTGGCTCGTTACCTCTTTTCTGCCATGACGTTAGCAATATCACGTATTAGCAGAAATGAAGAAATGGTAGTGGGTTTTCATTTGCATCCACAAGAAATAGCGGCTTGGGAAAATGACCCGCGTATTTGTAAAAATATTATTGCATTAAATATTCAACTTAATAGTGCGACGCCGATTGCTGGTTTTATTCAGAATATGATGGAGTGGATAACGCCGGATGCGATTCAGCAGGAAAATAACCGTGGTGTCAGGGTGCTCACGCTGGGGGCACAACCAACACTCGATGATGTTTTTGACCTGGAATTAACGTGGCAGCCGCCAACGGATAATGAGCCGGTGCGGTCGCTGGTCTGCCATATCGACAGCCGGGAAGAGACGGTGATGTTGACGCTGCGATTTAACCCGGACCGTTTCAGTCCCGCTCTGATTCAGAAGTTGCCTGCGGTATGGCGTCAGATAACAGACTATGCCGGGAGTGATGGGACCGAGACGTTGCGGGATATCGGCCTGATTGATGAGGCCGAGAGCGAACACGTATTGCATGTTTTTAACCAGACCGAACATGTCTGGTCAGGAGAGAAAAACGTCGTTGAGCGGCTGAAAAGCCAGGTGCTGAATCAGCCGGAGCAGACTGCGGTGGCGTTTCGCGATCAGCGCCTGAGCTACCGCCAGCTCTACCATCAGGCAAGTACACTGGCACATTACCTGAATGCGCAGAGTACGGAGCATGAGCGTTGTGTGGGGGTGTTTGTCGAGCCATCGTTGACGCTGATGGTAGGGGTATGGGGGATTTTGCTGTCCGGCAATGCCTACCTGCCGTTATCGCCGGAGTACCCGGAAGACCGGCTGGCTTATATGCTGGAAAATAGCCAGACACGTATCGTGGTTACCCAACCTCATTTGCGCGAGCGGCTGTTGGCGCTGGCACCACCGGGCATACACGTGGTCACGCCGGATGACGTCGAGGCGTTTGTGCGTCAGCACCCCTCGGTGTTGTCTGACGCGCCCGCCATCGATATCGCGCCGCATCACCTGGCTTATGTCATTTATACCTCCGGCAGCACCGGCAAGCCGAAAGGCGTGATGATAGAGCATCACAGCGTGCTAAATCAGATGAACTGGCTGGCGCACACGTTCGCATTAAATAACGAAACGGTGATTTTGCAGAAAACGCCGATGAGCTTTGATGCGGCGCAGTGGGAGATTCTATCACCCGCCTGCGGTTGCCAGGTGGTGATGGGGGAGCCGGGGGTGTATCGCAATCCGGAACAACTGGTGGACATGCTGGCGGAATACCAGGTGACCACGTTGCAGTGCGTACCGACATTATTGCAGGCGTTGCTGGATACCGAGCGCCTGAGCGAGTGTCCTTCGCTGCGGCATGTGTTCAGCGGCGGCGAGGCGTTGCAAAAGCATCTGGCGCTGGAATGTCTGGAGACACTGCCTGATTGTGAGCTCGTCAATTTGTATGGCCCGACCGAGTGCACGATCAACAGCTCCGCGTTTCGTGTCGACTCAGCGGAGACCCGGCAAGGTCCGGATACGCTGTCCATCGGCACCCCTGTGGCGAATACCCGCTATTACATTCTGGATAACTGCCTGACGCCGGTGGCGGTGGGTGAAATAGGGGAGCTGTACATTGGTGGTGATGGAGTGGCGCGAGGCTACCTGAACCGTGATGACCTGACCGCTGAGCGTTTTATTGCTGATCCGTTCGCGCCGACCGACGCGGGCCGACGTTTGTATAAAACCGGCGATATCGCCAGTTGGAACCCCGATGGTACGGTCCAGTATGTCGGCCGTGCTGACAATCAGGTGAAATTACGGGGGTACCGTGTTGAGCTGGATGAGATTCGTTCGGCTATCGAAACCCATGAATGGGTGAAAGCCGCGGCGGTGATCGTCAAGCATGATCCCTTCACCGGTTATCAGAACCTGATTTCGTTTATCGAACTGAATGCCCGCGAAGCAGCGCTGATGGATCAGGGTAACCACGGTTCGCATCATCAGTCCAAAGCCAATAAAGCGCAGGTGATGTTGCAACTGGCCAACAAAGGGTGCCGGGAATTTCCGGAAGATAGCCACCCCTATACCCTTGACCTGCCGGGCAAAGACGCCGATGAGAAACAGCGGCGTACGGCGTTTTCCCGCAAAACCTACCGGTTTTACGACGGGGGGGTTGTCGGACGTGACGATGTGTTGTCGCTGTTGCGCGAGCCGTTACTGACGGCGGCTTCCCGGCAGCCAGGCGACCTGACGCTGGACGAATTGGGGCACGGATTGCGTTATCTCGGCCAGTTCACCAGTGAAGAGCGGCTGTTGCCCAAATACACCTATGCTTCACCGGGGGCGTTGTACGCGACCCAGGTTTTTCTGGAACTGAACGGCATAGCCGGATTAGCCGCGGGGTACTACTACTATCAGCCGGTTCACCACCAGTTGATCCGGGTCAGTGAGCTGACGTCGCTGCCGTCGGGTGGTTTGCGACTGCACTTTGTCGGCAAGCAAAGCGCGATCGAGCCGATTTACAAGAACAATATCCGGGAAGTGCTGCAAATCGAAATGGGGCACATCATCGGTATGCTGGATAACGTCTTGCCGGATTATGGTTTGGGCGTGGCGTTGTGCGACGCCACTGTGCCAGACCCGACGCCGTTGGCGGTTGACCCGGATGATGATTATCTGGGGGCGTGCGATGTGCTGTGCGGACCGCGTTTGCCTGCGGACGATGCTTTGGAGATTTACGTGCAGACTGCGGGGACGCGTATCGCCGATCTGCCCGTCGGAACCTACCGCTACATCCGCGGCGACCTGGAGCACATTGCCGATGAGGTGATCGATAAGAAACAGGTTATCGCCATCAATCAGGCGGTTTATGAGCGCTCATCGTTTGGCATCAGTATCGCCAGCCTGACTGAAGGTTGGGAAGGGTATGTGCATGTGGGGCGTAAACTGCAGCATTTGCAGATGAACGACATGAACATCGGGCTGATGTCTTCCGGCTATAGCTCGGAAACCGGCCATGATCTGCCTGCCGCTCGTCGTTTCTGGCAGATACTCGGTCGCCGGACTGGGCCGTACTATTTCTTCATCGGTGGACGCATCAGCGATGAGCAGAAATACAGCGAAGGCATGAAAGAAGACGCGGTACACATGAAAGGGCCAGCGGAGATGATTCGTGATGATCTGGCGGCGTTCATGCCGGACTACATGATGCCGAACAAGGTACTGATTCTGGATGCGTTACCGTTGACGGTAAACGGCAAAATCGACATGAAAGCGTTGGCGAACGTCGATGTTGAATTGAAGCATAAGACGATTGTGGCCCCCCGTACTCCGCTGGAGCAGCAAATTCTGGCTATCTGGCAGGCGAAGCTCAAGCGTGAGGAGATGTCGGTCGATGACAATTTCTTCGAATCAGGCGGCAATTCGCTGATCGCCGTCAGCCTGATTAATGAGTTGAACACCTCGCTGAATGCTAGCCTGCCGCTTCAGGTGCTGTTTCAGGCACCCACCGTTGAAAAGCTGGCAGCGTGGCTGAGCCGTGCGCGTCAGGAGCCGGTGTCCCGCCTTGTGCCGTTGCAACCCAAAGGGCGTCAGGCCCCCATCTACTGCTGGCCTGGACTGGGTGGCTACTGTATGAACCTGCGCTTACTGGCGCGCCAAATGGGGACGGCGCGACCGTTCTTTGGCATTCAGGCGCACGGCATCAATCCAGGTGAGGAGCCTTATGCCACCATCAGCGAGATGGCCGCTAAAGATATTGAACTGATTCGTCAGCATCAGCCGCACGGCCCTTACACGCTGTGGGGGTATTCTTTCGGGGCGCGCGTCGCGTTCGAAACCGCCTGGCAACTGGAGCAGGCGGGCGAAGTAGTGGAAAGTCTGTACTTGCTGGCGCCGGGGTCGCCGAAATTACGCGATGAACGGGTGGTTGCCATGCACCGGACAGCGGATTTTGATAACCCCGGTTACCTGACCATTCTGTTTTCGGTATTTATCGGCAGTATTACCGACCCGGCGCTGGCGCGTTGTCTGGAAACGGTACGCGATGAAGAGGGGTTTGTGGCGTTTATTACTGCACTTAATCCGGCATTGGATGACGGCCTGGTCAGGCGGATTACCCGCATTGTGTCGCAGACCTTCGAGTTCAGCTACACCTTTAGTGAGCTACAGCAGCGGCAACTGAAAGCGCCTGTCACCATCATCAAGGCTCAGGGGGATGATTATTCATTCATTGAGGACCACGGTGGGTTCTCTGCCCTACCACCTACGGTCATGGATCTGACGGCAGATCACTACAGCATGCTGAAGGCGGCGGGCATAGCCGAGCTGGCAAGCGTTATCCAGTATCAGCAATTACCTCCCGGTCAGGTAGGGTGA
- a CDS encoding MATE family efflux transporter: protein MSLISRVMSRAAPAASGDIRQIVALAWPMMVTAVVVSLSQNMQIAILGNGAESQTLLTLSFLQPFNFLFIAILECLAITNQVFSARSRHDWPRQRIWHSTLLLGALGVVVTALAALVCRVLALPLSDWMNSPDLALMRTAAPAYLLSMTPFLALEMCNAALRGQGRTVSAMALMCSYVLLSAAGCYLGFHVYQLGFEAVLLANSLPALVLLPAALWSLRQAATPVLDERPRAFVPRLLALLANAGLPVGFSMLVVFFSSMVIFPLVAALGAGFLPAFLIVIKLRAFFIIPAVATGSAIAILLNQRRRTHPASRLVALLNNGVWLIVLAYLALTLGVCWARNGILAGFSNDEVIRQSSQILLWLLLPTFFLTSLVAALQTLLEQVDRGRRVLLFTLVLELLMVAVALGAHRYFSDIQAIASLIVAFSLVYAVVFLREYRLLACALGEQDAAV, encoded by the coding sequence ATGAGCCTGATCTCGCGTGTGATGTCCAGAGCTGCCCCGGCTGCGAGCGGGGATATTCGGCAGATAGTGGCGTTGGCATGGCCGATGATGGTGACCGCAGTAGTGGTGTCGTTATCTCAGAATATGCAGATTGCGATTTTGGGCAATGGCGCGGAAAGCCAAACGTTGTTGACGCTCTCTTTTTTACAGCCGTTCAACTTTCTGTTTATCGCTATTCTGGAATGTCTGGCGATCACTAATCAGGTGTTCAGTGCCCGCTCACGCCATGACTGGCCGCGACAGCGCATCTGGCATAGTACGTTGTTGTTAGGGGCGCTTGGCGTAGTGGTGACGGCACTGGCGGCACTGGTATGCCGCGTGTTGGCATTGCCCTTGTCTGACTGGATGAACAGCCCGGATCTGGCGTTGATGCGAACCGCCGCACCGGCGTATCTGCTATCCATGACGCCATTTCTGGCACTGGAGATGTGTAACGCCGCGTTGCGTGGTCAGGGGCGCACCGTGTCGGCCATGGCGCTGATGTGCAGCTATGTGCTGCTGAGCGCGGCGGGGTGCTACCTGGGATTCCATGTCTACCAGCTTGGCTTTGAGGCGGTATTACTGGCCAATAGCCTTCCGGCACTGGTGCTGCTGCCCGCTGCGTTGTGGTCGTTGCGTCAGGCGGCTACACCGGTACTGGATGAGCGGCCACGGGCGTTTGTACCCCGTTTGCTGGCGTTGCTGGCTAACGCCGGGCTGCCGGTCGGTTTTTCCATGCTGGTGGTGTTTTTTAGTTCAATGGTGATTTTTCCGCTGGTGGCGGCACTGGGGGCGGGTTTCCTACCTGCCTTCCTGATTGTGATAAAGCTGCGGGCTTTTTTCATCATTCCTGCGGTGGCGACCGGATCCGCGATTGCGATTTTGCTCAATCAACGCCGCCGCACCCACCCGGCATCACGGCTGGTGGCGTTGCTGAATAATGGTGTCTGGCTGATTGTGTTGGCCTATCTGGCGCTGACCCTCGGCGTATGCTGGGCGCGCAACGGCATTCTGGCCGGTTTTTCCAACGACGAGGTCATTCGGCAATCCAGCCAGATACTGTTGTGGTTGCTCTTGCCGACATTTTTCCTCACCTCGCTGGTGGCAGCGTTACAGACATTGCTGGAACAGGTGGATCGGGGAAGACGGGTGCTGCTGTTCACGCTGGTGCTGGAACTGCTGATGGTGGCGGTGGCGTTGGGTGCTCACCGTTACTTTAGCGATATACAGGCGATTGCCAGTTTGATCGTCGCGTTTAGCCTGGTATATGCGGTGGTGTTCCTGCGTGAGTATCGGTTGCTGGCTTGCGCGCTGGGAGAACAGGATGCTGCTGTATAA
- a CDS encoding acyl carrier protein: MSALLITIQQALREVMENDDIEINEKTDFDNDLDLDSVMFVQFLLTLEDSIDGLLFDPDQINMDAFTTVGSLIGWLNANVLSEVRHVS; encoded by the coding sequence ATGTCTGCGTTATTAATCACTATTCAACAGGCATTACGTGAAGTCATGGAGAATGACGACATCGAGATTAATGAAAAAACGGACTTTGATAACGATCTCGATCTGGACTCAGTGATGTTTGTGCAATTTTTGCTGACGCTTGAAGATAGTATCGATGGACTGTTATTCGATCCTGACCAAATCAATATGGATGCCTTCACCACGGTAGGAAGCCTGATAGGCTGGCTGAATGCCAATGTGTTGTCGGAGGTGCGGCATGTCAGCTGA
- a CDS encoding 3-oxoacyl-[acyl-carrier-protein] synthase III C-terminal domain-containing protein: MFCLNAIHHEAPERIRRFSLAELGDSHQLREGQRRMMEKLYQLRSVPMRPDSHQVMLESVVAGVVDAWPTLPSREGLLIYAKTQTHNTFFDSHWLDDILLSQRLEHWDVATLSLNHCASALSALHLVRRSAVRDNRPVLLLTGEKAFHPEINRFTVGVQGELPVAALFNAASSPWQVTFTAVRHLSRFYNNPDNMTRQEKAALNGCLLDELCRFIVDAVRDSGLDMDDMDYFVPCNLNVPLLRQMAQRLNMGDRLFSQQVSDYGHLYCSDVLFNFSSLMKTTTGRAKNYFCFSMGMGVTLSCALIQQIDM, from the coding sequence ATGTTTTGCCTTAATGCCATTCATCATGAAGCGCCAGAGCGCATTCGACGTTTTTCTCTGGCGGAGCTGGGAGACTCACACCAGCTGCGGGAAGGACAGCGCCGCATGATGGAAAAACTATACCAGTTAAGGTCGGTACCGATGCGCCCGGACAGTCATCAGGTGATGCTGGAATCTGTGGTGGCTGGCGTGGTTGATGCGTGGCCGACCTTGCCCTCGCGCGAGGGGTTGCTTATTTATGCCAAGACGCAGACGCATAACACCTTCTTTGATAGCCACTGGCTGGATGACATTCTGCTGAGCCAGCGACTGGAGCACTGGGATGTCGCGACGCTGAGTCTGAATCACTGCGCCAGCGCGTTATCGGCTTTACACCTGGTGCGCCGTAGCGCAGTCCGCGACAACCGACCGGTGTTGTTGTTGACGGGAGAAAAAGCGTTTCACCCCGAAATAAACCGTTTTACGGTCGGTGTTCAAGGGGAATTACCGGTAGCGGCGCTCTTTAATGCCGCGAGCAGCCCATGGCAAGTGACGTTTACGGCCGTCAGGCACCTGAGCCGTTTTTATAACAACCCAGATAATATGACCCGGCAGGAAAAAGCGGCGCTTAATGGCTGTCTGCTGGACGAGTTATGCCGTTTCATTGTTGATGCCGTGAGGGATAGCGGTCTCGACATGGATGATATGGACTATTTTGTTCCCTGCAACCTGAATGTTCCGTTATTACGTCAGATGGCGCAGCGCCTGAATATGGGCGATCGCTTATTCAGCCAACAGGTTTCTGATTATGGGCATTTGTATTGTTCGGATGTGTTATTTAATTTTTCTTCACTCATGAAAACTACAACCGGCCGCGCGAAAAATTATTTTTGTTTTTCAATGGGAATGGGCGTCACCCTTTCCTGCGCGCTGATACAGCAAATTGATATGTAA
- a CDS encoding alpha/beta hydrolase — protein sequence MLLYNLCYPLMWLATLVQYNYYRVLVKLKRRPSLLLKVHIKPETHYVRLCRALRLADLWLLERCSLHLAARYLLCLFETTRYIAYKQVDHEYLASFRQEKICFRHQTVYVFRWVPPPADTPTKTVLLVHGWEGRGIMFRPLCEALKAQGYAVVMPDLLAHGLSEGKRVSNYELASLLIQMERRYGPFYAVVGHSSGGLVCSLALAQGLAAQRLVLLASPDNFGGMIDRFLAGASVSASLAAPMKAIYAQRFGFHPDWVGEALYRTLDCPTLICHDWQDARVCPDVADAIHQALAHSELFYTRGLGHLGILRSPLVHRRILAFLAEANAGTDVQVKPLIDRVAS from the coding sequence ATGCTGCTGTATAACCTGTGCTACCCGCTGATGTGGCTGGCGACGTTGGTGCAATACAATTATTACCGCGTGCTGGTGAAGCTCAAGCGTCGACCGTCTCTGCTACTTAAAGTGCACATCAAGCCGGAAACTCATTATGTTCGCCTGTGTCGTGCATTGCGTCTGGCTGATTTGTGGCTGCTGGAGCGCTGTTCTCTGCACCTGGCGGCGCGCTATCTGTTGTGTTTATTTGAGACCACACGTTATATCGCCTACAAGCAGGTCGATCATGAGTATCTGGCCAGTTTTCGGCAGGAAAAAATCTGCTTTCGGCATCAGACGGTGTATGTGTTTCGCTGGGTGCCACCGCCTGCGGATACGCCGACAAAAACCGTGTTGCTGGTGCACGGCTGGGAAGGGCGCGGCATCATGTTCCGACCATTGTGCGAGGCGCTAAAAGCGCAGGGATACGCGGTGGTCATGCCGGACCTGCTGGCGCATGGGTTATCTGAAGGAAAGCGGGTATCCAATTATGAGCTGGCCAGTCTGCTTATCCAGATGGAGCGGCGTTATGGGCCGTTTTACGCGGTGGTTGGGCATTCCAGCGGTGGTCTGGTGTGTAGTCTGGCGCTGGCTCAGGGGTTGGCGGCACAGCGGTTGGTGCTGCTGGCCAGCCCGGACAATTTTGGCGGCATGATCGACAGGTTTCTGGCGGGGGCGTCGGTATCGGCATCGCTGGCCGCCCCCATGAAAGCCATTTATGCGCAGCGTTTTGGCTTTCATCCCGACTGGGTGGGTGAAGCGTTGTACCGCACGCTGGATTGCCCGACGTTGATTTGTCATGACTGGCAGGATGCCCGGGTTTGCCCTGATGTGGCTGATGCTATCCATCAGGCGCTTGCCCACAGCGAGCTCTTCTATACCCGTGGGCTGGGGCATTTGGGGATTTTACGCAGCCCACTGGTACACCGGCGTATTCTGGCGTTTTTAGCGGAGGCGAATGCCGGAACCGACGTGCAGGTAAAGCCACTTATTGATCGTGTCGCGTCATAA
- a CDS encoding ABC transporter ATP-binding protein has translation MTVLVQLDNVHKIFLTDEIETHALSKINLSIHSGEYVSIAGPSGCGKSTLLSIMGLLDTPTEGQYRLNGTDVERISRREMARLRNREIGFIFQSFNLISDLTIAENVALPLTYRNDLSRAEQKARVIQALEKVNMSHRVRHYPSQLSGGQQQRVAVARAIVGKPSLLLADEPTGNLDSANAEAVMNILDELHRDGATICIVTHDPRSAMRAQRTIVLSDGQVVADGENGQLRQAV, from the coding sequence ATGACGGTGCTGGTTCAACTTGATAATGTGCATAAAATTTTTCTTACCGATGAAATTGAAACGCATGCCCTTAGCAAGATAAACCTTTCTATTCACTCGGGAGAGTACGTCTCCATAGCGGGGCCGTCCGGCTGCGGGAAATCGACACTGCTGTCCATCATGGGGCTGTTGGATACGCCCACAGAGGGGCAATACCGGTTGAATGGGACTGATGTTGAACGCATCAGCCGCCGGGAAATGGCCCGGCTGCGTAATCGGGAAATCGGCTTTATTTTTCAGTCGTTTAATCTGATCAGTGATTTGACCATCGCGGAAAACGTCGCGTTGCCGCTCACTTACCGTAATGACCTGTCGCGTGCGGAACAGAAAGCGCGGGTGATTCAGGCGCTGGAGAAAGTCAACATGTCGCATCGGGTGCGGCATTATCCCTCGCAACTCTCCGGTGGTCAGCAACAGCGGGTTGCCGTAGCGCGGGCGATTGTTGGCAAACCATCACTGCTGCTGGCGGATGAGCCGACCGGCAACCTGGATTCCGCCAACGCCGAGGCGGTGATGAATATTCTGGATGAATTGCATCGGGATGGCGCGACCATCTGCATTGTCACCCATGATCCCCGTTCCGCCATGCGCGCTCAGCGTACCATTGTCCTGTCTGACGGCCAGGTCGTGGCAGATGGTGAGAATGGACAATTGCGTCAGGCGGTATAG
- the vfmE gene encoding AraC family transcriptional regulator VfmE, which translates to MSLQNTFAHTVDNDIFNNNLIQDMYRRHPNLRKTLAANNKATSLAGIIDYIIDNIGNNITLEDLEAVSGKSKFDICRLFNQVYNITPMRWIWRVRLTLAKEIIHISPNWSLTDICYACGFSSLPHFSRCFTKTYNIAPLKYRKTVSLERENDSPRTLQNMSFDIIFGKQRHLFSRHVLLDNIHNLCN; encoded by the coding sequence ATGAGCTTACAGAACACCTTTGCCCATACCGTAGATAACGATATTTTTAACAATAACCTGATTCAGGACATGTATCGTCGTCACCCTAACCTGCGCAAAACACTCGCGGCGAACAATAAAGCGACCAGCCTGGCGGGAATTATTGACTATATCATCGACAATATCGGCAACAATATTACGCTGGAAGATCTTGAAGCGGTCAGCGGTAAATCAAAATTCGATATCTGTCGTCTCTTCAACCAGGTGTATAACATTACGCCGATGCGCTGGATTTGGCGTGTCAGGCTGACATTGGCCAAAGAGATTATTCATATTTCGCCCAATTGGTCGCTCACCGATATTTGTTACGCGTGCGGATTTTCCTCGCTGCCACACTTCTCGCGTTGCTTTACCAAGACGTACAATATAGCGCCGCTGAAGTACCGTAAAACCGTGTCACTGGAGCGGGAAAACGATTCACCGCGCACCCTGCAAAACATGAGCTTCGACATCATTTTCGGCAAACAGCGTCATCTGTTTTCTCGCCATGTGCTGCTGGACAACATTCATAATCTCTGTAATTAA